One Paenibacillus riograndensis SBR5 DNA segment encodes these proteins:
- a CDS encoding TetR/AcrR family transcriptional regulator: protein MEDKKTLIYDCAKELFSDKGFKDTNVSDITKKAGMAVGTFYNYYSSKEKLFMEIFLAENAKLKQKCMQALDLSQSPLTVVRQMMMLNMEGMTANPILKEWYNKSVFGKIEQLFREENGTQSVDFLYDSFLEIVKQWQAEGKMRSDIDSKMIMMVFTAIINVETHKEEIGPEYFPQLLDHMTELIMKGLTDCS from the coding sequence GTGGAAGATAAAAAAACACTGATTTATGATTGCGCAAAAGAACTGTTTAGCGATAAAGGTTTTAAAGATACGAATGTTTCGGACATCACCAAAAAGGCTGGAATGGCAGTAGGGACTTTTTACAACTACTATTCCTCTAAGGAAAAGCTCTTTATGGAAATTTTTCTCGCAGAAAATGCCAAACTGAAACAAAAATGTATGCAGGCTCTTGATCTGAGCCAAAGCCCGCTGACAGTAGTACGGCAAATGATGATGCTTAATATGGAAGGCATGACTGCAAACCCCATACTTAAAGAATGGTATAACAAAAGCGTGTTTGGGAAAATTGAGCAGCTGTTCCGGGAGGAAAACGGCACTCAGTCAGTTGACTTTCTCTATGACAGCTTTCTTGAGATTGTGAAGCAGTGGCAGGCTGAAGGTAAGATGCGAAGTGATATCGACAGCAAAATGATCATGATGGTGTTCACCGCGATTATCAACGTAGAGACTCACAAGGAAGAAATTGGACCGGAGTATTTTCCGCAGCTTCTGGACCATATGACGGAACTGATCATGAAGGGTTTGACGGACTGCTCCTAA
- a CDS encoding FMN-binding protein — MGISAGRKRKTKWWAVIFIILGVIALLIGGGILFSAPGRREVGRLTFGDVDFKKLRNGIYVGQFTGTKDHFRDTKVQVTIRGGQISDIQILKGALDKQGKPLELKKGQSIADLFDHVIQSQSLQVDVISGATLTSKAHLKALENALKQAQTE; from the coding sequence ATGGGCATTTCTGCAGGAAGAAAAAGAAAAACCAAATGGTGGGCTGTTATTTTTATAATCTTAGGCGTAATTGCACTCTTAATAGGGGGAGGAATTCTCTTTAGCGCGCCGGGGCGGCGTGAAGTTGGGCGGCTTACCTTCGGAGATGTAGATTTCAAAAAGCTGCGCAACGGCATCTATGTGGGGCAATTCACCGGCACAAAGGATCATTTCAGAGATACCAAGGTTCAGGTAACTATCCGCGGGGGACAGATCTCAGATATTCAAATACTCAAAGGGGCTTTAGATAAACAAGGAAAACCGTTGGAACTGAAGAAGGGGCAAAGCATAGCTGATTTGTTTGACCATGTGATACAGTCGCAATCGCTTCAGGTTGATGTTATCAGCGGCGCGACGCTTACCTCCAAAGCACATCTTAAGGCACTGGAAAATGCGCTAAAGCAAGCGCAGACGGAATAA
- a CDS encoding flavodoxin family protein, with the protein MNIAVISYSFTGNNKSLAGSVAKELSAEHIQISEPKTRTMGSIALDMMFSRTPQVQPAPETMESYDLLLFFGPVWMGHVAAPLRAYLKYLKSHPQRYGFLSISGGADGSNPKLTGDLRKRAGADPAVLIDLHIADLLPNREKTVRKDTSAYRLNDSDIHTLTHTMMKTIRDVI; encoded by the coding sequence ATGAATATTGCAGTCATTTCGTATTCTTTTACCGGGAACAATAAGTCATTAGCGGGGAGCGTAGCCAAAGAGCTGTCGGCAGAGCATATACAAATTTCCGAACCGAAGACCCGCACGATGGGCTCAATTGCCCTGGACATGATGTTCAGCAGGACCCCGCAGGTACAGCCGGCACCGGAAACCATGGAAAGCTATGATTTGCTTCTCTTTTTCGGACCCGTTTGGATGGGCCATGTGGCCGCTCCGCTCCGCGCATATCTCAAGTATCTGAAGTCACATCCGCAAAGGTACGGGTTCCTGTCCATCAGCGGTGGAGCGGACGGCTCCAACCCGAAGCTGACAGGCGATCTCCGCAAAAGAGCAGGTGCAGATCCCGCTGTACTTATCGACCTGCATATAGCTGACCTATTGCCTAATCGCGAAAAAACTGTCCGAAAAGATACCTCCGCCTACCGGCTAAACGACAGCGATATTCATACATTGACCCATACGATGATGAAGACAATAAGAGATGTGATTTAA
- a CDS encoding VOC family protein, with amino-acid sequence MILSLNWITLRVRDLEASLNFYHGILGLPIERRFESRGKQIVMLGTAEQPKVELIQANDQAVKPECGVSIGFEVKSLDEAIEYLKSRGIPVLRGPVTPNPQLRFFYILDPDGFEVQLAEHS; translated from the coding sequence ATGATATTGAGCCTGAATTGGATTACCCTCAGAGTGCGCGATCTGGAGGCTTCCCTTAATTTCTATCACGGCATACTGGGGCTTCCGATTGAACGCAGATTTGAGAGCAGAGGAAAACAGATAGTTATGTTAGGCACGGCGGAGCAACCCAAAGTCGAGCTTATTCAGGCAAATGACCAGGCTGTGAAGCCGGAATGCGGTGTTTCTATCGGGTTTGAAGTAAAATCGCTGGATGAGGCCATAGAGTACTTGAAAAGCCGGGGCATTCCCGTGTTGCGGGGGCCGGTCACGCCGAACCCCCAGCTGCGGTTCTTTTACATCCTGGACCCGGACGGCTTTGAGGTGCAGTTGGCGGAGCATAGCTAG
- a CDS encoding LysR family transcriptional regulator gives MVDFEWYRSFCTIYKHNSVSEAAKARIMTQPAMSQHLASLEAEVGEALFIRTSRKIIPTERGKQLYSQLAPLIESLEETTMNFKSASLPTLSSIKIGTPHEFYTEKVLPQLHKCKISVISNFGTADQLLELLKEDKADLIITSKRYQTPGVEYLKFMDEEFVIVAPGHCEIPHTDNLELKERWLSSQNWISYGLDLPIIRRIWREHFKKRPQIRPIHIIPNLHMILKAIGNGVGLSVIPTYILRNSADEKSKVIFKELRVENELFFAYKLKHKQLPQLHEMMTIIRGDE, from the coding sequence GTGGTTGATTTTGAGTGGTATCGAAGTTTTTGCACGATATATAAGCACAACTCGGTGTCCGAGGCAGCAAAGGCGCGGATAATGACACAACCGGCAATGAGCCAGCATTTAGCCTCCCTGGAAGCTGAGGTTGGTGAAGCCTTATTCATCAGAACTTCACGAAAAATAATTCCAACGGAACGGGGAAAGCAGTTGTATTCACAGCTGGCTCCGCTTATTGAGTCGCTGGAGGAGACCACGATGAATTTCAAATCGGCTTCTTTACCTACGCTCAGCTCTATCAAAATAGGAACTCCCCACGAATTTTATACGGAAAAAGTACTTCCACAGCTGCATAAATGCAAGATTAGTGTGATTTCAAATTTTGGAACCGCCGATCAATTGCTGGAACTGCTGAAGGAAGATAAAGCAGATCTTATCATTACATCGAAAAGATACCAAACACCAGGTGTAGAGTATCTGAAATTCATGGATGAAGAATTCGTGATTGTTGCGCCCGGGCATTGTGAGATCCCCCATACAGACAACCTGGAGCTAAAAGAACGGTGGCTCTCTTCGCAAAACTGGATAAGCTACGGGCTGGATTTGCCGATAATAAGAAGAATTTGGAGAGAGCATTTTAAAAAACGCCCTCAAATCAGGCCGATCCATATCATACCTAATCTGCATATGATCCTAAAGGCAATCGGGAATGGCGTGGGGCTAAGTGTTATCCCTACATATATATTAAGGAATTCGGCAGATGAAAAATCGAAAGTTATTTTTAAAGAATTAAGAGTGGAAAATGAGCTGTTTTTCGCCTATAAATTAAAACATAAACAACTGCCTCAGCTTCACGAGATGATGACAATCATACGTGGAGATGAATAG
- a CDS encoding type 1 glutamine amidotransferase domain-containing protein: MAKKVLIVVTNHTEIHEGRPTGIWLSEFAEAYMGFISQGYEVLVASPLGGQAPVDPGSVDDHTAQEILDTQKYLENTIKLDEVSAENFDAIFLPGGHGTMYDLPDNQALQKLLRDFYEADKIVAAVCHGPAGLVGATLSSGQPLVAGKRVNAFTDREEADTTLDKHLPFLLESKLRDLGAIYVAAPNWTSHVEVDGNLITGQNPQSTVAVTEAVIAKLG, translated from the coding sequence ATGGCAAAAAAAGTGTTGATCGTCGTTACGAATCATACGGAAATTCATGAAGGCAGACCGACTGGGATCTGGCTGTCTGAGTTTGCCGAAGCTTATATGGGATTTATCAGCCAAGGGTATGAAGTTCTGGTGGCAAGCCCGCTTGGAGGCCAAGCACCTGTCGATCCCGGCAGTGTGGATGACCATACAGCACAAGAAATTTTGGATACCCAAAAATATCTGGAGAACACGATAAAGCTTGATGAAGTATCCGCAGAGAACTTCGATGCTATTTTCTTGCCGGGGGGTCACGGAACAATGTATGATTTGCCTGACAATCAGGCTCTTCAGAAGCTGCTGCGCGATTTCTATGAAGCGGACAAGATCGTAGCTGCCGTATGTCACGGTCCTGCCGGACTGGTGGGTGCTACATTGTCTTCGGGTCAACCCCTTGTGGCTGGCAAACGCGTGAATGCTTTTACGGATCGTGAAGAGGCGGACACGACGCTGGATAAACATCTTCCTTTCCTGCTAGAAAGCAAGCTGCGTGATTTAGGTGCGATCTATGTGGCTGCGCCGAATTGGACTTCCCATGTTGAAGTGGACGGCAACCTGATCACCGGGCAAAATCCGCAATCGACGGTTGCTGTAACCGAAGCGGTTATCGCAAAACTGGGTTAA
- a CDS encoding fructose bisphosphate aldolase, with protein MNTKQLDRIHTGKGFIAALDQSGGSTPKALLQYGIQENRYSNEEEMFELVHEMRTRIIKSPAFNSRHILGAILFENTMDRSIDGQFTADYLWEQKGIVPFLKIDQGLAGPENGVQLMKPIPGLDELLKRAVQKNIFGTKMRSLIKEANPVGIQKVVEQQVAVAEQIAAYGLVPIIEPEVDIHMADKGQAERLLKQEISTRLSALGKDVKVMLKLSIPTEDNFYSDLIQDPHVVRVVALSGGYTQAEANDKLAHNHGLIASFSRALSQGLSDQQTDDEFNAMLAKSTEAIYEASIT; from the coding sequence ATGAATACGAAACAATTGGACCGGATTCACACGGGGAAGGGCTTTATTGCGGCTTTGGATCAAAGCGGCGGAAGCACTCCCAAAGCGCTGCTGCAATACGGTATTCAGGAAAACCGCTATTCCAATGAAGAAGAGATGTTTGAACTGGTGCATGAAATGAGAACACGTATTATTAAGAGCCCGGCGTTTAATTCCAGACACATTTTGGGTGCAATCCTTTTTGAGAACACGATGGACCGCTCCATTGACGGCCAATTTACCGCCGATTATCTGTGGGAGCAGAAAGGTATAGTGCCTTTTTTGAAAATCGATCAAGGTCTGGCCGGGCCTGAGAACGGGGTTCAGCTCATGAAGCCCATCCCCGGATTGGATGAGCTCCTGAAGCGCGCCGTGCAAAAAAATATTTTTGGGACCAAGATGCGGTCCCTAATCAAGGAAGCGAATCCCGTCGGCATCCAAAAAGTTGTCGAACAGCAGGTTGCTGTCGCGGAGCAAATCGCCGCATATGGCCTGGTGCCGATAATCGAACCGGAAGTGGATATTCACATGGCAGATAAAGGACAAGCCGAGCGGCTTCTAAAACAGGAAATCTCCACCCGGCTATCCGCCCTGGGCAAAGACGTAAAAGTCATGCTGAAGCTGTCCATTCCGACCGAAGATAATTTCTACAGCGATTTAATCCAAGACCCGCATGTGGTACGGGTGGTGGCTTTGTCCGGCGGTTATACACAAGCGGAAGCCAATGACAAGCTCGCCCATAACCACGGGCTGATCGCCAGCTTCTCCCGTGCTTTATCCCAAGGGCTCAGCGATCAGCAAACGGATGATGAATTCAACGCTATGCTGGCAAAATCCACTGAGGCCATTTACGAAGCCTCCATTACCTAA
- the pyk gene encoding pyruvate kinase → MSIDLICTIGPASSSPAVLKELLRGGMTTARLNMSHGSHEEHGRVIEAVRAAAAETGQPVRIMGDLQGPKIRLKSIQGDAVTLEEGQTFILDQSDEPGSRERAALDNPGVMEDILQGAAILINDGEVKLEVTDKHPQRITTRVIVGGMIGSRKGVNLPGTLIRLPAITEKDKQDLQFLLEHHVDWIACSFIREASHLQEIRDYVSLLGKYSQPGLISKIETIQAVRNFPAIMEASDGIMIARGDLGVELPFERIPFIQKTVLRECSLSKTYVITATQMLQSMVEHPVPTRAEVTDVSQAVLDGSDGVMLSAESSVGHYPVRSTQVLNTVAQFAENMREQGERGISLEELCADAPFDKAFKKVAIYNRAD, encoded by the coding sequence ATGAGTATTGATTTGATCTGCACGATAGGTCCGGCCAGTTCTTCTCCTGCTGTCCTCAAGGAGTTGCTGCGGGGTGGTATGACTACCGCCCGGCTCAATATGTCACACGGGAGCCATGAGGAGCATGGGCGGGTCATTGAAGCTGTACGGGCAGCCGCCGCCGAAACGGGACAGCCCGTAAGGATTATGGGGGACTTGCAGGGACCGAAAATCCGTCTGAAGAGCATCCAAGGGGATGCGGTTACATTAGAAGAGGGCCAGACGTTTATCCTTGACCAGTCAGATGAACCGGGAAGCCGGGAGCGCGCTGCGCTCGATAATCCCGGAGTGATGGAGGATATTTTACAAGGAGCCGCTATCTTAATCAATGACGGGGAGGTCAAGCTTGAGGTGACGGACAAGCACCCGCAAAGGATCACAACAAGGGTAATCGTCGGTGGCATGATCGGCAGCCGAAAAGGGGTTAATCTTCCGGGAACCCTAATCCGCCTGCCGGCCATTACGGAGAAAGACAAACAGGATCTTCAGTTCCTGCTGGAGCATCATGTGGATTGGATCGCTTGTTCTTTTATCCGTGAGGCCTCGCATCTGCAGGAAATCCGCGATTATGTATCCCTGCTGGGGAAATACAGCCAACCGGGGCTCATTTCCAAGATCGAAACCATTCAAGCCGTGCGTAACTTTCCAGCCATCATGGAGGCGTCTGACGGAATCATGATTGCGCGCGGAGATCTGGGTGTGGAGCTGCCTTTTGAGCGAATCCCGTTCATTCAGAAAACGGTGCTCCGCGAATGCAGTCTATCCAAAACCTATGTAATTACGGCTACCCAAATGCTGCAATCCATGGTGGAGCATCCGGTTCCGACGCGGGCAGAGGTAACAGATGTCTCTCAGGCTGTTCTGGACGGGAGCGATGGCGTGATGCTGTCCGCAGAAAGCTCGGTCGGCCATTATCCGGTGCGAAGCACGCAAGTCCTGAATACGGTTGCCCAATTTGCGGAGAACATGCGCGAGCAGGGGGAGCGCGGTATTTCACTGGAAGAGCTATGCGCGGATGCCCCTTTTGATAAGGCGTTCAAGAAGGTTGCTATCTATAACCGGGCGGATTAA
- a CDS encoding putative holin-like toxin: MEVYQALSLMFMFGMFIIALLNHINPPGYR; the protein is encoded by the coding sequence ATGGAGGTTTATCAGGCGTTGTCATTGATGTTCATGTTCGGCATGTTCATTATTGCATTGCTAAACCATATTAATCCGCCCGGTTATAGATAG
- a CDS encoding effector binding domain-containing protein has product MELHLLETINQTTEFIEDHLLEELSLDLISEQVNISKFHLLRIWKGATAIGLMEYVRRRRIALSLGDLIHERNSIEFISSKYSFGCERTYSRVFKEEFNISPAKWRRSPTPLQIMDRFNADFLHRAGEGLVYFHSTSVLPPFSIAGLEYQVDVNDNMANQTANRLGVAFFYKDRPRIINPVNKDIYIGYTTVPEPFQGYTWYQPSVEINQSSIVPPDMSVKHVAPHRYGVFTYMGPHRPEEINSKSLSTIWRYIFETWMPTVQFDLKEKFSFELINYARCNKQYCECNLYYPISQV; this is encoded by the coding sequence ATGGAACTTCATCTCCTGGAAACGATCAACCAAACTACAGAATTTATCGAAGATCATCTGCTGGAGGAACTAAGCCTGGACCTTATCTCGGAGCAGGTGAACATCTCCAAATTCCATTTACTCCGCATCTGGAAAGGGGCCACGGCCATCGGCCTGATGGAGTACGTGCGCAGAAGAAGGATCGCCTTGTCGCTGGGAGACCTGATCCATGAACGGAACAGCATCGAATTTATCTCCTCCAAATACTCTTTCGGCTGCGAACGCACTTATAGCAGAGTGTTCAAGGAGGAATTCAACATCAGCCCGGCCAAATGGCGGCGGAGTCCCACTCCGCTGCAGATCATGGACCGGTTCAATGCCGATTTTCTGCACCGGGCGGGAGAAGGTCTTGTCTATTTCCATTCCACCAGCGTATTGCCCCCCTTTTCGATTGCCGGACTCGAATATCAGGTGGATGTAAATGATAACATGGCAAATCAGACGGCCAACCGGCTGGGTGTCGCCTTCTTTTATAAGGACCGGCCAAGAATCATCAATCCGGTTAACAAAGATATTTATATCGGGTATACCACCGTTCCGGAGCCGTTTCAGGGTTATACCTGGTACCAGCCGTCCGTCGAAATTAATCAGAGCAGCATCGTTCCGCCGGATATGTCGGTCAAGCATGTTGCTCCTCACAGATACGGTGTGTTCACCTATATGGGCCCCCACCGGCCCGAAGAGATTAATTCCAAATCCTTAAGCACCATCTGGAGGTACATCTTTGAAACATGGATGCCCACCGTACAATTTGACCTGAAGGAAAAATTCAGCTTCGAGCTGATTAATTACGCCAGATGCAACAAGCAGTACTGCGAATGCAATCTGTATTATCCGATTTCGCAGGTATAA
- the uvrA gene encoding excinuclease ABC subunit UvrA, protein MSVRTTIEISGAKQNNLKNISVEIPRDQLTVITGVSGSGKSSLAFDVIYGEGQRRFLDSISTFAKSRISQLKKAKVDYVRGLSPVIAIEQKKSNNNPRSTVGTVTDINDYLRLLYATAGVGRCPECGHSLKQLSAAQIAERISSLPSGTVVELRAPVYKVFGEEYSFTFQQLRDKGYKNLLVDGEPFSLAEKRELDETREYHIEMVIDRFQLKKDTYIQLTKSIEAAMLALEEDIMIKVEVPGGVDPSFYQEFGCPEHHFFLCDMQPFHFSFNSPVSACHTCLGVGMSYVVEPRFLVVAPEKSISKGALKNTVFNPAGKDSYRSVLMYSLSQKYHFSLDTPFCDLPKEIHDILFYGTKGEVLPMLQPPNSTKKNWMIGRDRPFWGFVHEMESWYKHYIRKNSTSEAFEPAFIKDCMIEKICPECSGARLKKQRLQVTLGEENIDQLSRKQLPELLHSLETLTFEAEVQDVASSIIQEIRTRVSLLIDIGLHYISLNRRSDSISGGEMQRIKMSTQISSELMGMLYVMDEPSIGLHPRDSSRVIDTMKKLRDIGNTVIVVEHDMDTIQSADHIIEIGPGPGIHGGHVVACGTMEDIMNEPQSVTGQYLSGKAHIPVPGKRRSLGDDFLSIQGARENNLKNVDLDIPLGVFICITGVSGSGKSSLINEILFKQLKIDMTAARMVAGEHDFLFGADLLNNVINIDQTPIGRNSKSNPATYIGIYDKIRDLFASQPEAADRGYQAIDFSLTHAGGTRCEQCAGDGVIVTNLQFMADIETICPVCKGQRFSEEGLEIKVHGKSIADVLEMTVEEAREFFSDHKYLKHKLEIMDELGLGYMRLGQSSTTLSGGEAQRVKLAYELSKIKRGARNLYILDEPTTGLHLSDIQKLLLSLGRLVDKGHTVIVVEHHLDVMKSADYIIDMGPEGGHQGGYVVAEGTPEQVAQVEASHTGRFLRTVL, encoded by the coding sequence ATGTCAGTAAGAACGACTATCGAGATATCCGGGGCCAAGCAGAATAACCTGAAGAACATCTCCGTTGAAATTCCGCGGGACCAATTGACTGTGATCACAGGAGTTTCCGGCTCAGGGAAATCTTCGCTTGCTTTTGACGTCATTTACGGGGAGGGGCAAAGGCGGTTTCTGGACTCTATCTCTACCTTCGCCAAGAGCCGGATCAGCCAGCTAAAAAAAGCAAAGGTCGACTATGTGCGCGGCCTATCCCCGGTAATCGCGATTGAACAGAAAAAAAGCAATAACAATCCGCGTTCCACCGTCGGTACGGTCACAGATATCAACGATTATCTGCGTCTGCTGTACGCTACGGCGGGTGTCGGGAGATGTCCGGAATGCGGCCATTCCCTGAAACAACTGTCCGCTGCCCAGATTGCCGAGCGGATTTCCTCATTGCCCTCTGGGACAGTGGTAGAGCTGCGGGCTCCCGTCTATAAAGTATTCGGAGAGGAGTACAGTTTCACTTTCCAGCAGCTGAGGGATAAGGGATACAAGAATCTGCTGGTGGATGGCGAGCCTTTTTCACTGGCGGAAAAAAGAGAACTCGATGAGACCCGGGAATATCACATTGAAATGGTCATTGACCGCTTCCAGCTGAAAAAGGATACCTATATTCAACTGACCAAATCCATTGAAGCCGCAATGCTGGCGCTGGAAGAGGATATAATGATCAAAGTGGAGGTTCCGGGAGGCGTGGACCCGTCTTTCTATCAGGAGTTTGGCTGTCCGGAGCACCATTTCTTCCTGTGTGACATGCAGCCGTTTCATTTCTCCTTCAACTCGCCTGTAAGCGCCTGCCATACCTGCCTTGGGGTAGGGATGTCTTATGTGGTAGAGCCCCGTTTTCTGGTGGTGGCACCGGAAAAAAGCATCAGCAAGGGGGCGCTCAAAAATACAGTCTTTAACCCTGCGGGCAAGGACAGCTACCGCTCTGTGCTGATGTACAGCCTGTCCCAGAAGTATCATTTCAGCCTGGATACGCCTTTCTGTGATCTTCCGAAGGAGATTCACGATATTCTCTTTTATGGGACCAAAGGTGAGGTCCTCCCCATGCTCCAGCCTCCTAATTCGACCAAAAAGAACTGGATGATCGGACGGGACCGGCCTTTCTGGGGGTTCGTCCATGAAATGGAGAGCTGGTACAAGCATTACATACGGAAGAATTCGACCTCGGAAGCCTTCGAACCGGCGTTCATCAAGGATTGTATGATCGAGAAGATCTGCCCGGAATGCAGCGGTGCAAGACTCAAAAAACAGCGGCTCCAGGTTACGCTTGGAGAAGAGAATATTGACCAGCTAAGCCGCAAACAGCTGCCGGAGCTGCTGCATTCGCTGGAAACGCTCACGTTCGAAGCTGAGGTTCAGGATGTGGCCTCCTCGATCATTCAAGAGATCCGGACCAGAGTTTCCCTTTTAATTGATATCGGGCTTCACTACATCAGTCTTAACCGGAGAAGCGACAGTATTTCAGGCGGCGAGATGCAGCGGATCAAAATGTCCACCCAGATCAGCAGTGAGCTGATGGGGATGTTATACGTGATGGATGAACCGAGTATTGGCCTGCACCCCCGGGATTCCAGCCGCGTGATTGATACGATGAAGAAGCTGCGGGATATCGGCAATACCGTAATTGTGGTTGAACACGATATGGATACGATTCAGAGTGCAGATCATATTATCGAAATCGGCCCGGGTCCGGGGATTCATGGCGGGCATGTCGTTGCCTGCGGCACAATGGAAGATATTATGAATGAACCCCAGTCTGTAACGGGCCAATATTTATCGGGAAAAGCCCACATCCCTGTTCCAGGAAAGCGCCGAAGTCTGGGAGACGATTTTCTGAGTATTCAGGGCGCCCGGGAGAACAACCTGAAGAATGTGGATCTGGATATTCCACTGGGTGTATTCATTTGTATTACCGGAGTTTCGGGTTCTGGAAAAAGCTCGCTGATCAACGAAATTCTGTTCAAGCAGCTGAAGATAGACATGACGGCTGCGCGGATGGTTGCGGGGGAGCATGATTTTCTGTTTGGCGCGGACCTGCTGAACAATGTCATCAACATCGACCAGACCCCTATTGGAAGGAACAGCAAGTCCAATCCGGCAACCTACATTGGCATTTATGATAAAATCCGGGACCTGTTCGCCTCGCAGCCGGAGGCTGCCGACCGGGGATACCAGGCGATTGATTTCAGTCTGACCCATGCAGGAGGCACCCGCTGTGAGCAATGTGCCGGAGACGGTGTGATCGTCACCAATCTGCAGTTTATGGCGGACATTGAAACCATCTGCCCGGTGTGTAAGGGACAGCGGTTCTCCGAAGAGGGACTTGAAATTAAGGTCCACGGCAAAAGCATCGCCGATGTGCTGGAGATGACAGTGGAGGAAGCCCGTGAGTTCTTCAGTGACCACAAGTACCTGAAGCATAAGCTGGAGATTATGGATGAATTGGGGCTTGGCTATATGCGGCTGGGCCAAAGCTCGACCACGTTGTCCGGCGGAGAGGCACAGCGGGTCAAGCTGGCCTATGAGCTGTCCAAAATCAAGAGGGGGGCCCGTAACCTGTATATCCTGGACGAGCCTACCACAGGGCTGCACCTGTCGGATATCCAGAAGCTGCTGCTGTCACTGGGCAGGCTGGTGGACAAGGGGCATACAGTAATCGTTGTTGAACATCATCTGGACGTCATGAAGTCTGCGGATTATATTATTGACATGGGCCCGGAAGGCGGCCATCAGGGCGGGTATGTTGTGGCTGAAGGCACACCGGAGCAGGTAGCTCAGGTGGAAGCTTCCCATACGGGAAGATTTCTCCGCACGGTGCTATAG
- a CDS encoding formylglycine-generating enzyme family protein, giving the protein MILIPAGEVQLRDDRVKTKWTARVDSFWLAPVPVTNALYDRVMAEGEPAGGAGMPVVNVSWNDAILFCNKLSQESGLQECYSISEDGESVSCNWEADGYRLPTEAEWQYACKAGTTGYQYGELDAVAWYEGNSGGVVHEAGQKLPNAWGLYDMLGNVWEWCWDIYDENVYGSYRIFRGGSWAEEARGCGATCRRRSHPTFHIDDLGFRLARSYVYP; this is encoded by the coding sequence ATGATATTAATCCCTGCCGGTGAAGTCCAATTAAGGGATGATCGGGTGAAGACTAAATGGACCGCAAGGGTGGATTCTTTTTGGCTTGCCCCGGTGCCAGTCACGAATGCGTTGTATGACAGGGTGATGGCAGAAGGTGAACCTGCCGGCGGTGCTGGTATGCCGGTCGTGAATGTCTCATGGAATGACGCAATTCTCTTCTGCAACAAGCTGTCTCAGGAGTCAGGCCTGCAGGAATGTTATTCGATAAGTGAGGACGGTGAGAGTGTCAGCTGCAACTGGGAGGCGGATGGCTACCGTCTGCCTACAGAAGCCGAATGGCAGTATGCATGTAAAGCGGGAACAACCGGCTATCAATACGGTGAACTAGATGCAGTAGCCTGGTATGAGGGGAATTCTGGCGGCGTTGTACATGAGGCAGGTCAAAAGCTGCCAAACGCGTGGGGACTCTACGATATGCTGGGCAATGTGTGGGAATGGTGCTGGGATATCTATGATGAGAATGTATATGGCTCCTACCGGATTTTCCGCGGCGGCAGCTGGGCGGAGGAGGCCAGGGGCTGCGGAGCCACCTGCCGCCGCCGGAGTCACCCTACGTTCCATATTGATGATCTTGGTTTCCGTCTGGCCCGGTCATATGTGTATCCGTAA
- a CDS encoding type II toxin-antitoxin system prevent-host-death family antitoxin, whose translation MSKPTFNVDQLITSTDASKRFGELRKRAQKEPQFITENGSVESVLIGYPLFEEMHERLAQLELKEEERVLLERIDHIDQSPSSTKSWKEIRRVED comes from the coding sequence ATGAGCAAACCTACATTTAACGTTGATCAGCTGATAACTTCAACAGATGCATCTAAACGGTTCGGTGAGCTTCGGAAAAGGGCGCAAAAAGAACCGCAATTTATTACAGAGAATGGAAGCGTAGAATCTGTTTTAATCGGATATCCATTATTTGAAGAAATGCATGAACGTCTGGCACAGCTTGAACTTAAGGAAGAAGAACGCGTATTGCTTGAGCGTATTGATCATATCGATCAGAGTCCTTCATCAACAAAGTCGTGGAAAGAAATTCGACGTGTGGAGGATTAA